In a single window of the Caproicibacterium sp. BJN0003 genome:
- a CDS encoding diacylglycerol kinase family protein, protein MRFRKSLKYAFRGIIYCINTEKNMRFHTVAILYVLLLAPYFSLSRAEWAILFLTFAVVTAAECFNTVAERLSDFSASNFNTVVRVVKDMAAGAVLLCALFSIAVAVCLFWKPEDFWNLWQTFFKNPTFPVLLILLAFPSYFYVSWGPLEIRDRIHHRRIVGLRVHQKKYSSEKSEKNKNNLV, encoded by the coding sequence TTGCGATTTCGAAAAAGCCTAAAATATGCTTTTCGGGGAATTATTTACTGTATCAATACCGAAAAAAATATGCGGTTTCATACAGTGGCAATTCTCTATGTGCTGCTTTTAGCGCCTTATTTTTCCCTGAGCCGTGCAGAGTGGGCAATCCTTTTTTTGACCTTCGCTGTGGTTACGGCAGCAGAGTGCTTTAATACGGTGGCGGAAAGGTTGAGTGACTTTTCGGCTTCCAACTTTAATACAGTGGTGCGGGTCGTCAAAGATATGGCGGCCGGCGCCGTGCTTTTGTGTGCACTTTTTTCGATTGCGGTCGCAGTCTGCCTTTTCTGGAAACCAGAGGACTTTTGGAATCTGTGGCAGACGTTTTTCAAGAATCCGACTTTCCCTGTACTCTTAATTTTGCTGGCCTTTCCATCTTACTTTTATGTTTCGTGGGGACCACTGGAAATTCGGGATCGGATTCATCATCGAAGAATTGTGGGACTTCGGGTTCATCAGAAAAAATATTCCTCTGAAAAATCCGAAAAGAATAAAAATAATTTAGTTTAA
- the era gene encoding GTPase Era, which yields MKEPPKERSAYIAIVGRPNVGKSSLMNRLLGQKVAIVSSKPQTTRTRIMGVLTEGEDQLVFLDTPGLLKPRDRLGEYMVKSVVASVSGVDAALLVVEAGTKISPADRDLVEQFQKLHLPAVLCINKIDLLPNKTDLMAQIATLSELYNFDAVVPASAMDGNGLDDLKEELKKLCMEGGHLFPDDTLTDQPERVLAGEIVREKLLRLLQKEVPHGLAVVVEQLHEREDHSCVDIGATIYCEKENHKGIIIGKGGSMLKKVGTYARQDLEKFYGTKVNLQLWVKVKEDWRNKEAALRSFGFNGDDLLDH from the coding sequence ATGAAGGAACCACCCAAGGAACGCAGTGCATATATTGCGATTGTAGGACGTCCGAATGTAGGGAAAAGTTCTTTGATGAACCGCTTATTAGGACAGAAAGTCGCGATTGTCAGCAGCAAACCTCAGACCACCCGTACCAGAATTATGGGAGTTCTGACCGAAGGCGAAGATCAGCTCGTTTTTTTGGATACTCCTGGACTTTTAAAACCGAGAGACCGTTTGGGAGAATATATGGTTAAAAGCGTCGTCGCTTCTGTTTCGGGTGTAGATGCCGCTCTTCTGGTGGTTGAAGCGGGAACTAAAATTTCTCCTGCGGACCGCGATTTAGTGGAGCAGTTTCAAAAGCTGCATCTGCCGGCAGTTTTATGTATCAATAAAATTGATTTGCTGCCGAATAAAACGGATTTAATGGCACAAATTGCGACTTTGAGTGAGCTTTATAATTTTGATGCCGTTGTGCCGGCTTCCGCTATGGACGGAAACGGACTAGACGATTTAAAAGAAGAATTGAAAAAACTGTGCATGGAGGGTGGTCATCTTTTCCCGGATGATACTTTGACCGATCAGCCGGAACGGGTGCTTGCCGGAGAAATTGTGCGCGAAAAATTGTTGCGCCTTTTGCAAAAGGAAGTCCCTCATGGTTTGGCGGTGGTTGTGGAACAGCTGCACGAACGGGAAGATCATTCTTGTGTGGATATTGGAGCTACCATTTATTGCGAAAAAGAGAACCATAAAGGAATTATTATCGGCAAAGGCGGCTCTATGCTTAAAAAAGTCGGCACTTATGCCAGACAAGATCTGGAGAAGTTCTATGGAACAAAGGTCAATTTACAGCTCTGGGTCAAGGTAAAAGAGGATTGGAGAAACAAGGAAGCAGCGCTTCGTTCCTTTGGATTTAACGGCGATGATCTTTTGGATCATTAA
- the ybeY gene encoding rRNA maturation RNase YbeY — MEKIRVIIENRQKTVKIPTGLRMLIRRCCNAVLRMEKFEGPAEISVTFVDNEQIRKLNAQYRKKDVETDVLSFPMGENGVYDINHDTGAKILGDVVLSMEKAEEQANQFGHSLEREVGYLTAHSVLHLLGYDHENGGIERVRMREKEEQVMTQLGLPSTSSYVLTDEDV, encoded by the coding sequence ATGGAAAAAATTCGTGTCATTATTGAAAACCGTCAAAAAACTGTAAAGATTCCAACTGGATTGAGGATGCTGATTCGCCGCTGCTGCAATGCTGTGCTGCGGATGGAAAAATTTGAAGGCCCTGCAGAGATTAGCGTGACTTTTGTGGATAATGAACAGATCCGCAAATTGAATGCACAGTACCGTAAAAAAGATGTAGAGACCGATGTATTGAGCTTCCCAATGGGCGAAAACGGTGTATATGATATCAATCACGATACCGGCGCAAAAATTCTTGGGGATGTTGTTCTTTCTATGGAAAAAGCGGAAGAACAGGCCAATCAGTTTGGGCATAGCTTGGAGCGTGAGGTCGGCTACCTGACAGCACACAGTGTTTTGCATTTGCTTGGATACGATCATGAGAACGGCGGAATCGAGCGGGTTCGGATGCGTGAAAAAGAGGAGCAGGTTATGACACAGTTGGGACTGCCTAGTACCAGCAGCTATGTGTTGACAGACGAGGACGTGTAA